A window of Chitinophaga sp. MM2321 contains these coding sequences:
- a CDS encoding sodium:solute symporter — protein MIGKTDLAISIVYILGIVSVGLWIGLKKKRSANAREYFLAGKTLRWPMIGLALFATNISCLHLVSLAQSGYDTGLLNGNFEWMAAFVLIMLALFFVPFYIKSGVPTLPVFLEKRYNRACADWLTFISIFSAIIIHIAFSLLAGGIVLETLFGINMYVSVIIISLLVTLYTVIGGLKAVVVTESIQTVVLVAGALIITAASWIKLGGWSSLVDVLHSSGSMEKISMLRPKGDPSGMPWYAVFLGYPILGIWYWCADQTIVQRVLGAKDENNARIGSLFCGFIKILPVFIFVMPGLFAYALAQKGLLNLDSITHITASGEHVVNSKGIYTLMITQLLPTGAIGILVAALLSGLMSQVSGALNSISTLVSYDLFKKFRPDLTDRQLVSIGRLSVGVSLLLSIALLPLLNSYESLFNGLNDIIAHIAPPITCVFLLGIFWKGASAKAAQLTLWIGSLLGALIYTVNKIFPHTLMAEIPFMMMAFYLFCVCVFIQVVFSYVYPVQHTSHSRELYWKSIREPLQSPGWKGLANYKRLSLLLIIMIVSLYYIFR, from the coding sequence ATGATTGGAAAAACAGATCTCGCCATTAGCATTGTATATATCCTCGGCATTGTAAGTGTAGGATTATGGATAGGGCTAAAGAAAAAACGGTCAGCCAATGCCCGGGAATATTTCCTGGCGGGAAAAACCTTGCGCTGGCCAATGATCGGACTGGCTTTATTTGCAACAAATATTTCATGTCTTCACCTCGTAAGCCTCGCCCAGTCCGGCTACGACACCGGCTTACTGAATGGCAACTTTGAGTGGATGGCCGCCTTTGTACTGATTATGCTGGCCTTATTTTTTGTACCGTTTTATATTAAATCAGGGGTACCTACTTTGCCCGTTTTCCTGGAGAAAAGATATAACAGGGCCTGCGCAGACTGGCTGACCTTTATCTCCATATTTTCTGCTATCATCATTCACATAGCATTCTCTTTATTGGCCGGAGGTATTGTACTGGAAACGCTTTTCGGAATTAATATGTACGTGAGCGTTATTATTATCTCTTTACTGGTGACCCTTTATACGGTTATCGGGGGGTTAAAGGCGGTAGTAGTAACGGAGTCGATACAAACAGTAGTGCTGGTAGCCGGTGCGCTGATCATCACGGCCGCTTCCTGGATAAAACTGGGTGGCTGGTCTTCTCTTGTAGATGTACTGCACAGTAGCGGAAGTATGGAAAAAATATCCATGCTACGTCCCAAAGGTGACCCCAGTGGCATGCCCTGGTATGCCGTATTCCTGGGCTATCCCATTTTAGGTATCTGGTATTGGTGTGCAGATCAGACGATAGTACAGCGTGTACTGGGAGCCAAAGACGAAAATAATGCCCGTATAGGTTCCCTGTTCTGCGGTTTTATCAAAATCTTACCGGTCTTCATTTTTGTAATGCCGGGATTATTCGCTTATGCCCTGGCGCAGAAAGGATTGCTTAACCTGGATTCAATTACCCACATCACCGCTTCCGGTGAACACGTAGTCAATAGCAAAGGTATATATACCCTTATGATCACGCAGTTATTACCAACAGGTGCTATTGGCATACTGGTAGCGGCTTTGTTATCGGGGCTAATGAGCCAGGTATCCGGCGCATTAAATTCCATCTCTACCCTGGTAAGTTATGATCTGTTCAAAAAATTCAGACCCGATCTTACTGACAGACAGCTGGTAAGTATAGGGCGGTTATCTGTAGGTGTTTCGTTGTTGTTGTCTATTGCCTTACTGCCTTTGCTTAACAGCTACGAAAGTCTTTTTAATGGGCTCAATGATATTATTGCACATATTGCTCCACCTATTACCTGTGTTTTCCTGTTGGGGATCTTTTGGAAAGGGGCTTCCGCCAAGGCTGCCCAGCTCACTTTATGGATCGGTTCATTACTCGGAGCACTGATATATACCGTAAATAAAATATTCCCACATACCCTGATGGCTGAAATTCCTTTTATGATGATGGCATTTTACTTGTTTTGTGTTTGTGTTTTTATACAGGTCGTTTTCTCTTACGTGTATCCCGTTCAGCATACTTCCCACAGCCGGGAGCTATACTGGAAATCTATCCGGGAACCTTTGCAAAGCCCCGGCTGGAAAGGATTGGCTAATTACAAACGTCTTTCTCTCCTGCTGATCATCATGATAGTATCACTGTATTACATTTTCAGGTAA
- a CDS encoding LutB/LldF family L-lactate oxidation iron-sulfur protein — MSHRHKTFLAESEKKVTDLEHRRKINFSLHQSDIAFKKGKDQFVDLEAIRQKAKNIKWEAIEHLHTYLKEFETAFTKNGGKVIWAENAQQALDKILEICKAKKAKSIVKSKSMVTEEIHLNKFLEDHAIDVIETDLGEYIQQLAGEPPYHIVAPSMHKSKEDVAALFHEKLQVAPNLPPEQLTQVAREQLRQRYVDAEIGITGVNYLLADIGGVAVTENEGNARLTTSFPKTHIAIAGIEKVLPSVYDLDLFWPLLATFGSGQTLTVYNTIFTGPKQQNETDGPEEMYVILLDNGRTNILSDTTARESLYCIRCGACLNVCPVFQNIGGHTYDTTYSGPIGAVITPHLRGIDEYKHLSNASTLCGSCTAACPVHINLHELLLYNRQKAVKENYTSRAEKLAWYVWKRACLSRGMMNLAGGGIKNFVFSKLFTKAWGTHRRLPVFAKKSFNQQWEEQ; from the coding sequence ATGAGTCACCGGCATAAAACCTTTTTAGCGGAGAGTGAAAAAAAGGTCACCGACCTGGAGCACAGGAGGAAAATTAATTTTAGTCTGCATCAATCAGATATAGCCTTTAAAAAAGGAAAGGATCAATTCGTAGATCTGGAGGCAATCAGACAAAAAGCAAAGAATATAAAATGGGAAGCAATAGAACACCTGCATACCTATTTAAAAGAATTTGAAACTGCGTTTACAAAAAATGGCGGAAAAGTGATCTGGGCGGAGAATGCACAGCAGGCACTGGATAAAATCCTGGAAATCTGTAAGGCTAAGAAAGCAAAGAGTATTGTGAAAAGCAAGTCGATGGTTACAGAAGAAATCCACCTGAATAAATTTTTAGAGGATCATGCTATTGATGTTATAGAAACAGATCTCGGAGAGTATATACAGCAGTTAGCCGGAGAGCCGCCGTACCATATTGTGGCGCCTTCCATGCATAAGAGCAAGGAAGATGTGGCAGCATTGTTTCATGAGAAGCTGCAGGTAGCTCCTAACCTTCCTCCGGAACAACTCACGCAGGTAGCGAGAGAACAGCTAAGACAACGGTATGTTGATGCAGAAATCGGTATTACAGGCGTAAATTATTTACTTGCAGATATCGGAGGAGTAGCCGTTACAGAAAATGAAGGAAATGCCAGGTTAACAACCAGCTTCCCTAAAACGCATATTGCTATTGCCGGGATAGAAAAAGTACTGCCATCTGTTTATGACCTGGATTTGTTCTGGCCATTACTGGCAACATTTGGCTCCGGCCAGACACTTACGGTATACAATACCATTTTTACAGGCCCCAAACAACAAAATGAAACAGACGGGCCGGAAGAAATGTATGTAATCCTGCTGGATAACGGGCGCACCAATATATTGTCTGATACTACTGCAAGGGAAAGCCTCTATTGCATCCGCTGTGGTGCTTGTCTTAATGTATGCCCGGTTTTTCAGAATATTGGTGGACACACTTACGACACCACTTACAGTGGCCCTATCGGGGCTGTGATAACCCCTCACCTCCGGGGTATCGATGAATACAAACATTTAAGTAACGCTTCTACCTTATGTGGCAGCTGCACAGCAGCTTGTCCTGTACATATTAACCTGCATGAACTTTTGCTGTATAATCGCCAAAAGGCGGTGAAGGAGAATTATACTTCCCGCGCCGAAAAGTTAGCCTGGTATGTGTGGAAACGGGCTTGCCTTAGCCGCGGAATGATGAATCTCGCCGGAGGCGGCATCAAAAACTTTGTCTTCAGCAAGTTGTTTACCAAAGCATGGGGCACACACAGGCGCCTGCCGGTGTTTGCGAAAAAATCTTTTAACCAGCAATGGGAGGAACAATAA